CAACATATCCTCTAAAAGCTTCTTTTAAACGTTGATTAGTGTCCGTAAAGTAACTTGGTGGATTAATACTTTCAACTAATTGGACAAAATGCATCAATTTAACTAAATTTTTCTGGAAATACTTTTTTAGAGAATGCAAATTTTCGTTAACGAGACATCTCCCTAATATAATATTACGACAAGTTTGTGTGTATTCGTTAAATACAGTGTCAAATACTAATAACTTTTCAATTATCTGATTACACCGCATGATATAAGTAACTGATGATAACGTTTCTGTTTGACTTAACATTTTATCCTTATTCCCCCTCTGTTAAAGAGATTAAAATCTTTTAAATTCTAATAGTTATCATCATATATAGTACACTTAATTTCTTGTTAGCAACGTTAATTTCTCTATCTTTTTATAATCAATAATAATATAGACCATTAAGGTCATTTATATGACCACTCAGTCTTTAAAGTTTGATAAAGCAACTAAAAAAGAGGCTCTACTAGTAATATTTTAGTAGACCTCTCTAATAATTATTTAGTTATCACTAATAATACCTTTAACTATTAAAGCTGTTTTTATAAATAAAATTGTATTATTGATTAACCAATTATGCGCGATAGCTATTCGCAAACCACTTTTAGCGCCGTGATTCTGTTATAATGAACTTATTAACTTTCGAGGAGTTTTTTGATGATTAAGCCAATTATGCGCGATACCAAATTTTTAAGCCAGGTGGCCTCACCTGCCACAACTGCGGATACAGCAGTTATCACTGATTTAATCGATACTTTACAGGCTAATACAGATCGTTGTGTTGGCATGGCGGCTAACATGATTGGCATTAATAAGCGGATTATTATCGTTCAAATGGGGATTTTACCCGTAATTATGGTCAATCCTGAGATTATTCGTCAGCATAGTCCCTATCAGACTGAAGAAGGTTGTCTTTCATTAATCGGTCAACGTTCAACAAAACGCTATGAAACCATTGAAGTGCGCTATCAAGACCGCCATTTTAAACAACAGCAACAGGCTTTTTCTGGCTGGGTGGCACAAATTATCCAACATGAAATAGATCATTGCGCGGGGATTCTCATTTAAAGGCCCCGCCCACAGCCACCAGTCTTAAATTATCTGGTGGCTTTTTATATTAATTAAAATTTTTTGGCTTTAATCTGAATAATTTACAAAAAAATTCGAGTCATTATACTATTTTTTTACTAAAAAAACACCTTGATTATCGTAATTATTTCAATTTATCACTAAAATAACCGTTACGTTATTAATAATAACCGTTCAGTTAATCAACGACCTCAACGACTAACTCATTATGCCCTATTAGTTACTCAAAAAGGCATAATACCGGCATTTTTTGTTAAAAAAGTGACAGGTTAAAGATGCTATTTTATTAAGAATAGTGATAGAATATTAAATAATCAAATGGTATAAGGAGCATTTTTGATGTTAAATATTGCATTTTGTGATGATAATCAGTGTTTTCTCAAAAAAATCACGCAAGAAATTGATCATTCATTAGCTATTAAAGCAACTTATCAGACTTTTACAAATGCAACTGACTTACTCGATAGCTTTAAACCTGGTGTATTTGATGCTTTATTTATCGATATTTATATGCCAAAAATCAATGGGAAAATGTTAGCTCATAAAATTCGCAATCTGGATAAGCGGGTTAAAATCATTTTTGTTACCCGTTATGAACAGGAAATTCTGAACACTTTGCAATACGATATCTATGATTTTCTGCCTAAGGATCATCTCAGCGAGCGAATTGATAACTTGCTGGCACGTCTAAGCCGTTCCGTTGCTTTTGAAAACAGCAAATACCTCAGACTGAAACTACGAGAAACGACTGGTGAGGAACTTTATAAGAAAGTCTACCTGGATGACATTGTCTACGTCCAATCGCTCAACCGGAAGGTCTATCTTCATCTAGCCGATCAAGCGCAATTTGAACTTATCGGTTATACCTTCCAAGAAATAACCGATTCATTAACTGAAAAAGGATTCCTGAGAACTCATCGAAAATTCACAGTCAATCCCATTTTTATTAATGAAATTAAAAACACCAGTATTCTAATGGATAACGGTGAAGAATTAGATTTAAGCCGACGACGGAAAAAAGAAGTTCAAGAAGCATTTATATGCGGTATACGGGGGATTCTCAGTGACTAATCTAATTATCTACGTCACACCGACTGTGATTGAAGTAGCCATCCTTTATGTCTTATTGATTTTATTTTTGAATACGCGTTTTACGCGCTATAGTCAGATAATCGGTACTTTATTAATTCTTATTATTCTTGGTACGGCTATTATTCTCGTAGTTGCTAACTACACTAGCATGGCCCATTCTCTATTGATGATTACCGGTATCAGCATTTCTGCCTTGTTATTATTTAAAGATAAATTTATCAAGATTTTTTATTTTGTCTCACTTGCTTACTACTTCATCTATTTCTCAGATATTTCTTCTGGTATCATTCTAGCAAATATCTTTCATGAACCAATTCCAGTTATTACAGATGTTGGTAGTGCTTATGGGATTTTATTTTATATCATTACTAAATTAACAATGTTACTTCTCATATACGGCTACTACAAACTTTTTCATAATATTAATTTAGATATCTCCAGACATTATTTAATCGTCATCAATTGCATTTTAATTATGGGGACGATGCTCATTACTAACTTTATGCACATGTTAAGCAATAATTTAAAAAATACACACGCTGAACAACTGTCGACTAAAATCCTGATGATGGTTATTCTATTAAATGCCACTATCTGCTTAACGATTTATCTATTTTCACAACTCAGCCTTTATTATCAAACACGTGAGTTTGAACTTAGTCTTCAAGCGGCTGCTACAGTCTTAAAAAATGAAATCAAAATTCAAAATAAAAAAGAACTTGAACTAAGTCATATGCGACATGACTTTAAAGAAAATATTATGTCGATTAAATATATGATTGAAAACGATCTTAACACTGAAGTCATTAATTACATCAATCAGATTACAGGTCAGTTGGAGAAAGTTAAAGCCCAGGTTTTGACCGGAAACGTTTATATCGATGCGGTTTTAAATAACAATATCCGATTGTGCGCTTCAAAAGATAT
This DNA window, taken from Latilactobacillus sakei, encodes the following:
- a CDS encoding peptide deformylase (cleaves off formyl group from N-terminal methionine residues of newly synthesized proteins; binds iron(2+)) — translated: MIKPIMRDTKFLSQVASPATTADTAVITDLIDTLQANTDRCVGMAANMIGINKRIIIVQMGILPVIMVNPEIIRQHSPYQTEEGCLSLIGQRSTKRYETIEVRYQDRHFKQQQQAFSGWVAQIIQHEIDHCAGILI